A single genomic interval of Helianthus annuus cultivar XRQ/B chromosome 13, HanXRQr2.0-SUNRISE, whole genome shotgun sequence harbors:
- the LOC110903003 gene encoding uncharacterized protein At5g01610 yields MTTSQMPLFLLVLLALVASTSASPPIHDVLKVFGFPPGLLPDSVQSYILCPLEEGFNFTIYLKNPCQVQYTPITTIRFMKEITGHINIFNITQLNGLQMATLDESFEPFWINIVDIKVSDQRIYFTLEEFSLLSFKSKRWRQFQPAKIWPLMLQIDHPNLSLSFRSA; encoded by the exons ATGACAACTTCCCAAATGCCACTCTTCCTCCTTGTGCTACTTGCACTCGTGGCGTCAACCTCTGCAAGCCCGCCGATACACGACGTCCTCAAAGTATTTGGATTTCCACCCGGCCTTCTACCTGACTCCGTCCAATCTTACATCCTATGCCCTCTAGAAGAGGGTTTCAACTTCACTATCTACCTTAAGAACCCATGTCAAGTCCAGTACACACCCATTACTACCATTCGCTTCATGAAAGAGATTACCGGACACATCAACATCTTTAATATTACACAGCTGAATGGTCTTCAGATGGCAACGCTGGACGAATCCTTTGAACCATTTTGGATAAATATTGTCGACATCAAAGTCAGTGATCAACGTATTTACTTTACACTAGAAGAATTCTCACTTTTGTCGTTTAAATCGAAGCGATGGAGACAATTCCAACCTGCCAAGATCTGGCCCTTGATGCTTCAGATCGATCACCCAAACTTATCTCTCAG CTTCCGGTCAGCATGA